The Altererythrobacter sp. CAU 1644 genome has a window encoding:
- a CDS encoding toll/interleukin-1 receptor domain-containing protein — protein MADRQYKAFISYSHRDKAIASWLHRALETYRFPKGKNGAEPPERLHPIFKDREELPAADSLGEAIDKAIEHSDALIVLCSPDSANSPWIAKEVDAYKRLNGDRNVFPVIVAGEPPANFPAPLLVHYENGEPTDREAEPIAADLRPEADGKKLAKLKLVAGLAGVDLDTLVQRDAARRQRRMAAVAAASLVGMVGTSGLALYAIDQRNEAREQRAEADGLIEYMLTDLREQLEPVGRLEVLDGVGKRAMAYYTRQKLEDLSATELGRRVRAVQLVAEVQNLRGNNQEALPAFEQAARTTAELLARRPDDPVRMYNHGQSLFWVGYIAWQHGKMGEAREAMEAYADISTRLAAMDRSNLEWQMEESYSLSNLGTMDFEEGKLSSALDYFERSLVAVDKVSQAEGRPVSRQVELGESHSWVSTTLLNLGRIKESSEVRRAELAIYAPLEQADPANSNIAFAQVSAKAAMGFLLMQSGKNAEARQFLDDAIAGGEKLIAADPANTFPRELIRPALRERALLAWNERDAALSARLYDRLEQMLRELQRKDPDNYEWNIENSAQVDIYRVLSDPMSGPPDGLIRMASQWRARLNPNDLDSRWMLVALDLIDGLAHERSGKHSEAREAFRRALGQPQAKGERVSIEGIALRAVAAERIGEREQARTLRQRLKELGVDPPIDDAITRRSRN, from the coding sequence TTGGCCGATCGTCAGTACAAGGCATTCATCAGCTATTCGCATCGCGACAAGGCGATTGCGAGCTGGCTCCACCGCGCGCTCGAAACCTATCGTTTCCCTAAAGGCAAAAACGGCGCCGAGCCGCCCGAACGGCTGCATCCGATCTTCAAGGACCGCGAAGAATTGCCCGCCGCGGACAGCCTGGGGGAGGCGATCGACAAAGCGATCGAACACAGCGATGCGCTGATCGTGCTGTGTTCCCCGGATTCGGCGAACTCGCCCTGGATCGCCAAGGAGGTCGACGCCTACAAGCGCCTCAACGGCGACCGCAATGTCTTCCCGGTGATCGTCGCCGGCGAACCGCCCGCCAACTTCCCCGCGCCACTGCTGGTCCATTACGAGAATGGCGAACCGACCGATCGCGAGGCCGAGCCGATTGCCGCCGACCTCAGGCCCGAGGCTGATGGCAAGAAACTCGCCAAGCTCAAGCTGGTAGCCGGGCTCGCCGGGGTCGATCTCGACACGCTGGTGCAGCGCGACGCCGCGCGGCGGCAGCGCCGCATGGCGGCGGTCGCGGCGGCCTCGCTGGTAGGCATGGTCGGGACCTCGGGGCTGGCGCTCTACGCGATCGACCAGCGCAACGAGGCACGCGAGCAGCGAGCCGAAGCCGACGGACTGATCGAATACATGCTGACCGACCTGCGCGAGCAGCTCGAGCCGGTCGGGCGGCTCGAGGTGCTCGACGGGGTCGGCAAGCGCGCGATGGCCTATTATACGCGGCAGAAGCTCGAGGATTTGTCGGCCACCGAATTGGGACGGCGGGTGCGTGCCGTGCAACTCGTGGCAGAAGTGCAGAACCTACGCGGCAACAACCAGGAGGCACTGCCCGCCTTCGAACAGGCAGCGCGCACCACCGCGGAACTGCTGGCGCGCCGGCCTGACGACCCCGTACGCATGTACAACCACGGGCAGAGCCTGTTCTGGGTTGGCTATATTGCCTGGCAGCACGGCAAGATGGGTGAAGCACGCGAGGCGATGGAGGCCTATGCCGACATCTCGACGCGGCTCGCGGCGATGGATCGCTCCAACCTCGAGTGGCAAATGGAGGAGTCCTATTCGCTGAGCAACCTCGGCACGATGGATTTCGAGGAAGGCAAGCTGAGCAGCGCGCTTGATTATTTCGAGCGAAGCTTGGTCGCGGTCGACAAGGTTTCACAAGCTGAAGGTCGCCCTGTTTCGCGCCAGGTCGAACTGGGCGAAAGTCATTCGTGGGTTTCGACCACACTCCTCAACCTGGGACGGATCAAGGAGTCGTCCGAAGTGCGACGCGCCGAGCTCGCAATCTACGCTCCCCTGGAGCAAGCCGATCCGGCAAACAGTAATATTGCCTTCGCGCAGGTCTCAGCGAAAGCAGCGATGGGGTTCCTGCTGATGCAAAGCGGCAAGAACGCCGAAGCAAGGCAGTTCCTCGACGATGCCATTGCTGGCGGCGAAAAGCTGATCGCAGCCGATCCCGCCAATACATTCCCGCGCGAATTGATCCGACCTGCCCTTCGCGAGCGCGCCTTGCTGGCCTGGAATGAAAGAGATGCGGCGCTCTCCGCTCGCCTCTATGACCGACTGGAACAGATGCTCAGGGAATTGCAGCGCAAGGACCCCGACAACTACGAATGGAATATCGAGAACTCGGCGCAGGTCGATATCTACCGAGTATTGAGCGATCCCATGTCCGGCCCGCCTGATGGCCTCATACGGATGGCGTCACAATGGCGCGCGCGGCTGAACCCGAATGACCTCGACAGCCGTTGGATGCTCGTCGCGCTCGACCTGATCGATGGGCTTGCTCACGAACGCTCGGGCAAGCATTCCGAGGCCCGCGAGGCATTCCGTCGGGCGCTAGGTCAGCCGCAAGCCAAGGGCGAACGTGTCAGCATCGAGGGAATTGCCCTGCGCGCGGTTGCAGCCGAGCGGATCGGGGAACGCGAGCAAGCGCGGACCCTTCGTCAGCGCTTGAAGGAACTGGGTGTCGATCCACCGATCGATGACGCCATCACGAGGAGATCGAGAAACTAG